Proteins from one Podospora pseudoanserina strain CBS 124.78 chromosome 1, whole genome shotgun sequence genomic window:
- a CDS encoding hypothetical protein (EggNog:ENOG503NV9Q; COG:A), translating into MSYSGPPGLPKSASHPSLPPRPPTTKLPGGFKPAFSAAPTHPPAPSVPGYSAPPSYPGYGAAAVPGYGAPPSAAPYVGNPSTPSVGAGYGQPGTYNYQQQSYPQAPVAQAASSYYGAPATNSYATPPQIRNPFAAPVAASAGPAGDYDPEMAAQIAQWQSAYMPKDPSDPANKTADKGTNGQATADTTDPNVGEDGTDKKKTVYREGGGKKWQDDTLLEWDPTHLRLFVGNLAGETTDDSLLKAFSRWKSVQKAKVVRDKRTTKSKGFGFVSFSDADDFFQAAKEMNGKYIQSHPVVVRKAKTEIKPQAVKDDRKGKHQHKRGNGGNKAGNGMGGQEKGAGAYEPHLGPVAGGGIVKPGQKTKGGLKLLG; encoded by the coding sequence ATGTCGTACTCGGGTCCTCCAGGTCTCCCAAAGTCGGCGTCGCACCCTTCGCTGCCCCCGCGCCCTCCGACTACCAAGCTCCCCGGTGGCTTCAAGCCTGCCTTCTCGGCCGCCCCGACACATCCGCCGGCTCCCTCAGTCCCCGGTTACTCAGCGCCGCCCTCATACCCAGGCTACGGCGCCGCTGCCGTACCCGGCTATGGCGCGCCCCCTTCAGCAGCGCCCTACGTGGGCAACCCATCAACTCCCTCCGTAGGAGCTGGATATGGTCAACCAGGAACATACAACTATCAACAACAAAGCTACCCGCAAGCGCCAGTCGCACAAGCAGCCTCGAGCTACTATGGCGCCCCCGCTACCAACAGCTATGCCACACCTCCCCAAATTCGGAACCCCTTCGCCGCCCCTGTAGCAGCCTCTGCCGGCCCCGCGGGTGACTATGATCCAGAAATGGCGGCTCAGATAGCGCAATGGCAAAGCGCCTACATGCCAAAAGATCCATCAGACCCGGCAAACAAGACTGCTGACAAGGGCACAAATGGACAAGCAACAGCCGATACAACCGACCCCAACGTCGGTGAGGACGGGAccgacaaaaagaaaacggtATAccgagaaggcggcggcaaaAAATGGCAAGACGACACTCTTCTCGAATGGGACCCTACCCATCTACGTCTTTTTGTCGGTAATCTGGCTGGTGAAACTACAGATGACTCTTTACTGAAAGCTTTTTCCCGGTGGAAGAGCGTACAAAAAGCCAAGGTTGTCCGTGATAAGCGAACGACGAAGAGCAAGGGTTTTGGCTTTGTGAGTTTTAGCGACGCAGACGACTTCTTCCAGGCAGCCAAGGAGATGAACGGCAAGTATATCCAGAGTCATCCTGTGGTTGTGCGCAAAGCGAAGACAGAGATCAAGCCGCAGGCTGTCAAGGATGATAGGAAGGGGAAGCATCAGCATAAGAGGGGTAATGGGGGAAATAAGGCTGggaatgggatgggagggcAGGAGAAGGGCGCTGGGGCTTACGAGCCGCATCTTGGCCCTGTggctgggggtgggattGTGAAGCCGGGGCAGAAGACGAAGGGAGGTTTAAAGTTGCTTGGTTGA